One window of Trifolium pratense cultivar HEN17-A07 linkage group LG5, ARS_RC_1.1, whole genome shotgun sequence genomic DNA carries:
- the LOC123882974 gene encoding germin-like protein subfamily 3 member 4, with amino-acid sequence MKSFVYNISFVFFCIVLTKIQVCFADCDNLQDTCPSIPPNKQTIFINGLPCKNPANVTAQDFKTNELSNASPTDIFGASVKLVTAAEFPGLNTLGLSIGRIDIENDGLVNFHYHPRATEIIFVKKGVLIAGFIDTKNQVFQNVLKVGDVCVFPKGLFHYILNQGFEDAIVYSVFNSQNPGQVSIVPTTFDTTLESIDKLKKKLISFSASQVNDVIISS; translated from the coding sequence ATGAAATCCTTTGTTTACAACATTTCCTTTGTGTTCTTTTGTATTGTCTTAACCAAAATCCAAGTTTGTTTTGCAGATTGTGATAACCTGCAAGACACATGTCCATCAATTCCACCAAataaacaaacaatattcatcAATGGTCTACCTTGCAAAAATCCAGCAAATGTAACAGCTCAAGATTTCAAGACCAATGAATTAAGTAATGCTAGTCCTACCGACATTTTTGGTGCATCGGTAAAACTTGTCACTGCTGCTGAATTTCCAGGGCTGAATACTCTCGGTCTCTCAATTGGAAGAATCGATATTGAAAATGACGGATTAGTAAATTTTCATTATCATCCAAGAGCTActgaaattatttttgttaaaaaaggaGTATTAATAGCTGGATTCATTGATACAAAAAACCAAGTTTTCCAAAATGTTCTCAAAGTTGGTGATGTTTGTGTTTTTCCTAAAGGTTTGTTCCATTACATTCTAAATCAAGGTTTTGAAGATGCTATTGTTTACTCAGTGTTCAATAGTCAAAATCCTGGACAAGTATCCATTGTTCCTACAACTTTTGACACAACATTGGAATCTATAGATAAGCTGAAAAAGAAACTTATCTCATTTTCTGCTTCTCAAGTTAATGATGTTATTATCAGTTCATGA
- the LOC123882973 gene encoding dol-P-Man:Man(7)GlcNAc(2)-PP-Dol alpha-1,6-mannosyltransferase, translating into MASSNEKSATFLKNYGYDFLLGSIATFYILMVPYTKVEESFNVQAMHDILYHQFHLDNYDHLEFPGVVPRTFIGALLVSLVASPIVFITSLLHLPKFYALLIVRMALGCIVLYTLRFFRHQIRNKFGHQVEAFFVILTSIQFHFLFYCSRPLPNILALGIVNLAFGYWFQGRFYAALNSLIFATTVFRCDMLLLLGPLGLQLLLTKQISVWGALKHCIVMAFFCVGITILVDSIMWKRLLWPEFEVLWFNSVLNKSSEWGTHAFHWYFTSALPRSLLAAYPLSLFGFLVDRRVRSFTFPALAFILLYSKLPHKELRFILSSVPIFNLSASIACNRIYNNRKKMIWNLLFLVMLGSLLMSLGVTITTFTASYWNYPSGHALKKLHRTGFQSDTNEQLVHIDTFSAMNGISRFCESDFPWRYSKEEEIKLQEFQQRNFTFLINEHPVINGFKCLFTEDGFSRMRINYGFPPILLVKEPKVYVHGNLENNAVVNKIWPGCP; encoded by the exons ATGGCTTCTTCCAATGAAAAATCAGCAACATTTTTGAAGAATTACGGTTACGATTTCTTATTGGGATCAATTGCCACTTTCTATATACTCATGGTGCCTTACACTAAGGTCGAAGAAAGTTTCAACGTTCAAGCAATGCACGATATTCTTTATCATCAATTTCATTTAGATAAT TATGATCATCTAGAGTTCCCTGGTGTCGTTCCTCGCACTTTCATTG GTGCTTTGCTTGTATCACTTGTTGCATCTCCGATTGTATTTATTACAAGTTTGCTGCATTTGCCGAAGTTTTATGCTCTTCTCATAG TTCGAATGGCCCTTGGATGCATCGTACTGTATACACTAAGATTCTTTCGTCATCAG ATAAGGAATAAATTTGGGCACCAAGTAGAAGCCTTCTTTGTGATACTAACATCCATTCAGTTTCATTTTCTGTTCTATTGTTCTCGTCCGCTTCCCAACATTCTTGCTTTGGGTATAG TAAATTTGGCATTTGGATACTGGTTCCAGGGGCGCTTTTATGCAGCTCTAAACTCTTTG ATTTTTGCTACAACCGTGTTCAGATGTGACATGCTGTTACTTCTTGGTCCCCTTGGCCTACAACTTCTTCTG ACAAAACAAATTTCAGTATGGGGTGCTCTAAAACACTGCATTGTGATGGCCTTCTTCTGCGTAG GTATAACCATATTGGTTGACTCAATTATGTGGAAAAGGTTATTGTGGCCTGAATTTGAAGTCTTATGGTTTAACTCTGTACTGAACAAGAGTTCTGAATGGGGA ACACATGCTTTCCATTGGTACTTCACTTCCGCGCTCCCTCGTTCACTGCTTGCTGCATATCCTCTTTCACTG TTTGGTTTCTTAGTAGACAGAAGAGTACGGTCTTTTACTTTCCCAGCTCTTGCCTTCATTTTGCTTTATTCTAAGCTTCCCCACAAG GAGCTTCGTTTTATTCTAAGTTCAGTTCCAATATTCAACTTGTCTGCTTCGATTGCATGTAACAGAAT TTACAATAATAGGAAAAAGATGATCTGGAACTTGCTTTTCCTCGTTATGTTGGGATCACTTCTAATGAG TCTTGGAGTAACCATCACAACTTTTACGGCATCATATTGGAACTATCCTAGTGGTCATgccttaaaaaaattgcataggACTG GTTTCCAAAGTGATACGAATGAACAATTGGTTCACATCGATACATTTTCTGCCATGAATGGAATATCTCGCTTTTGTGAAAGTGATTTTCCATGGAG GTAttctaaagaagaagaaattaagTTGCAAGAATTTCAGCAGAGAAATTTTACTTTCCTAATAAA TGAACATCCTGTGATCAATGGATTCAAGTGTCTATTTACTGAAGATGGTTTCTCAAGAATGCGCATTAACTATGGCTTTCCACCAATTTTACTG GTTAAAGAGCCTAAAGTGTATGTCCATGGAAATTTAGAAAACAATGCTGTTGTCAACAAAATTTGGCCTGGCTGCCCATAA
- the LOC123882971 gene encoding pentatricopeptide repeat-containing protein At1g02150, with protein MMTTPLQIQSSLQNQSFSLSLSSSFCYSNTLPFKQRVSVCYTYSTGRAISVTCSISKVHNYGTVDYERRPNVKWKVLYKRISMMQNPELGSASVLNQWENEGKTLTKWELCRIVKELRKYRRHDKALQVYQWMNNRPERFRITASDAAIQLDLIARVQGVSNAEGYFMNLTNDLKDKRTYGALLNAYVHSRSREKAEFLLDAMRGKKYLNSLPFNLMMTLYMNLKDYDKVDMMVSEMKEKNIQLDIYTYNIWLSTCGSQESVEKMEQVFEQMSKDPTIIPNWSTFSTMTAMYIKMEMFEKAHECLKKMEVRIIGRDRIPFHYLLSLYGSIGNKDEVYRVWNNYKTIFPSIPNLGYHAVISSLVRINDIEGAEKLYDEWVSVRPSDDSRVANLIIGWYVKKGKFDIAFNFFENMIEGGGSPNSNTWEILAEAHIAEKRISDALSCLIKAFKTVGSKSWKLKPIKLAAFLKLCRDEDDMESAEVLIELLRQSGYHKDKVYASLIGNDELSSTIERIDDIVDGENMDDDDDDDDDNDDDSQVVFNQVDSSF; from the exons ATGATGACAACGCCTCTTCAAATTCAATCTTCTCTGCAAAACCAAAGCTTTTCTCTTTCACTTTCATCTTCCTTTTGCTATTCCAATACTCTTCCATTCAAACAAAGGGTCAGTGTCTGTTACACTTACAGTACTGGAAGAGCAATCTCTGTCACTTGTTCTATCTCAAAAGTTCATAACTATGGTACTGTTGATTATGAAAGAAGACCCAATGTGAAATGGAAAGTTCTTTACAAGAGAATATCTATGATGCAAAATCCTGAATTGGGTTCTGCTTCTGTGTTGAATCAGTGGGAAAATGAAGGCAAAACTCTTACCAAATGGGAACTTTGTAGAATTGTCAAAGAGTTGAGAAAGTATAGAAGACATGATAAAGCTCTTCAG GTATATCAGTGGATGAACAATAGACCAGAGAGGTTTAGAATAACTGCAAGTGACGCAGCGATTCAGTTAGATCTAATCGCAAGAGTTCAGGGAGTTTCTAATGCAGAAGGATATTTTATGAACCTGACTAATGATTTAAAAGACAAGAGGACATATGGTGCCCTTTTGAATGCGTATGTTCATTCtagatcaagagagaaagcagAATTTTTACTCGACGCAATGAGGGGTAAAAAGTACTTAAATTCACTACCGTTTAATTTAATGATGACTCTCTACATGAACCTTAAGGATTATGATAAGGTTGATATGATGGTTTCAGAgatgaaagaaaagaacatacaGCTagatatatatacatataatatcTGGTTATCTACGTGTGGATCTCAAGAATCAGTAGAAAAGATGGAACAAGTGTTTGAACAAATGTCAAAGGATCCTACGATTATCCCTAACTGGAGTACATTTAGCACAATGACTGCAATGTACATTAAGATGGAAATGTTTGAAAAAGCACATGAGTGCTTAAAAAAGATGGAGGTTAGAATAATAGGTCGAGATCGAATACCTTTTCATTATCTCCTGAGTTTGTATGGAAGCATTGGAAACAAGGACGAAGTTTATCGCGTGTGGAATAACTATAAAACAATATTTCCAAGTATACCAAATTTGGGATACCATGCTGTTATTTCTTCTCTAGTGAGAATAAACGATATTGAGGGTGCGGAAAAGCTTTATGATGAATGGGTTTCAGTAAGGCCGTCTGATGATTCTCGAGTAGCAAACCTTATCATAGGCTGGTATGTTAAGAAGGGCAAATTTGATATAGCTTTTAATTTCTTTGAAAACATGATTGAAGGTGGAGGATCTCCGAATTCGAATACATGGGAGATTCTTGCTGAGGCTCATATTGCTGAAAAGAGGATTTCAGACGCCCTATCGTGCTTGATAAAGGCTTTTAAGACTGTTGGTTCAAAGAGTTGGAAACTGAAGCCAATAAAATTAGCTGCATTCCTGAAGCTTTGTCGAGACGAAGACGACATGGAGAGTGCCGAAGTTTTAATTGAGTTATTGAGGCAGTCAGGATACCATAAAGACAAAGTGTATGCATCACTCATTGGCAATGATGAACTGTCAAGCACGATTGAAAgaattgatgatattgttgacGGTGAAAacatggatgatgatgatgatgatgatgatgataacgACGACGACTCTCAAGTGGTTTTCAACCAAGTAGATAGTAGCTTTTGA
- the LOC123882972 gene encoding pentatricopeptide repeat-containing protein At1g02150-like, with product MELHKLSSKGQDKNKIFCHSLNHETTFCPRYNYKKYENTHFIFEYKNIIVLYLSGIFSSCFILSCKVDPIFLNSKHHYYLQNPCFVCHRHKHALRKRNKKKKKKMMTPLQIQSSLQNQSFSLSLSSSICYSNTLPFKQRVSVCYTYSVRAISVTCSISKTHNHDTVDFERRPIVKWFVLYKRISMMKNPELGSASVLNQWENEGKTLTKWELCRIVKELRKYRKHHSALQVYEWMNNRPERFTISSSDAAIQLDLIAKAHGVSSAEGFFLNLTNNLKDRRTYCALLNVYVHSRLKNKAEFLLDVMRSKRYLIHSLPFNLMMNLYTNLKDYGKVDMLVSEMKEKNIQLDLYTYNIWLTSCGSQESIEKMEHVIEQMLNDSTIITNWVTFSIMAAIYIKMELFEKAHECLKEIEGRILGRDRVPFHYLLSLYGSIGNKDEVYRVWNNYKTIFPSIPNLGYHAVISSLVRMNDIEGAEKLYEEWVTVRPSDDSRVANLIIGWYLKNGELDKAFSFFEHMIEGGGCPNSTTWEILCEGHIAEKRISDALSCLKKAFVVTSDSTNWKPKPVILAAFLKLCQDEDDMESAEVLIELFRQSGYHKDEAYASLIGKDEPASTIERIDDIGVYESLSISSLISMF from the exons ATGGAACTGCACAAATTAAGTAGCAAGGGacaagacaaaaacaagattttttgtcatTCACTGAACCACGAGACAACCTTTTGTCCacggtacaactataaaaaatacgaaaatacgcATTTTAtcttcgaatataaaaatattatcgtcctatATCTCTCCGGTATATTTTCTTCCTGTTTTATATTATCTTGTAAGGTGGACCCTATCTTTCTCAATTCCAAACATCATTATTATCTTCAAAACCCTTGTTTTGTTTGTCACCGTCACAAACATGCATTGAGAAaaaggaacaagaagaagaagaagaagatgatgacgCCACTTCAAATTCAATCTTCTCTGCAAAACCAAAGCTTTTCTCTTTCACTTTCATCTTCCATTTGCTATTCCAATACTCTTCCCTTCAAACAAAGGGTCAGTGTTTGTTACACTTACAGTGTAAGAGCAATCTCTGTCACTTGTTCCATCTCAAAAACTCACAACCATGATACTGTTGATTTTGAACGAAGACCCATTGTGAAATGGTTTGTTCTTTACAAGAGAATCTCTATGATGAAAAATCCTGAATTGGGTTCTGCTTCTGTGTTGAATCAGTGGGAAAATGAAGGCAAAACTCTTACCAAATGGGAACTTTGTAGAATTGTCAAAGAATTGAGAAAGTACAGAAAACATCACAGTGCTCTTCAG GTATACGAATGGATGAACAATAGACCAGAGAGGTTTACGATATCTTCAAGTGACGCTGCAATTCAGTTAGATCTAATCGCAAAAGCTCATGGAGTTTCTAGTGCAGAAGGATTTTTTCTGAACCTGACCAATAATTTGAAAGACAGGAGGACATATTGTGCCCTCTTGAATGTATATGTTCATTCTAGATTGAAAAATAAGGCGGAATTTTTACTTGACGTAATGAGGAGTAAAAGGTACTTAATACATTCACTACCGTTTAATTTAATGATGAATCTCTACACGAACCTTAAGGATTATGGTAAGGTTGATATGTTGGTTTcagaaatgaaagaaaagaacatacaGTTAgatctatatacatataatatcTGGTTAACTTCTTGTGGATCTCAAGAATCAATAGAAAAGATGGAACACGTGATTGAACAAATGTTGAACGATTCTACCATAATCACTAACTGGGTTACATTTAGCATAATGGCTGCAATTTACATTAAGATGGAACTGTTTGAAAAAGCTCATGAATGCTTAAAAGAGATCGAGGGTAGAATATTAGGTCGAGATCGAGTACCTTTTCATTATCTCCTGAGTTTGTATGGAAGCATTGGAAACAAGGACGAAGTTTATCGCGTGTGGAATAACTATAAAACAATATTTCCAAGTATACCAAATTTGGGATACCATGCTGTTATTTCTTCTCTTGTGAGAATGAACGATATTGAGGGTGCGGAAAAGCTTTATGAAGAATGGGTTACGGTAAGGCCATCTGATGATTCTAGAGTAGCAAACCTTATCATAGGCTGGTATCTTAAGAATGGCGAGTTAGATAAAGCTTTTAGTTTCTTTGAGCATATGATTGAAGGTGGAGGATGTCCGAATTCAACTACATGGGAGATTCTTTGTGAGGGCCATATTGCTGAAAAGAGGATTTCAGACGCCCTGTCGTGCTTGAAAAAGGCTTTTGTTGTGACAAGCGATTCAACGAATTGGAAACCGAAGCCAGTAATATTGGCTGCATTCCTTAAACTTTGTCAAGACGAAGACGACATGGAGAGTGCCGAAGTTTTAATTGAGTTGTTTAGGCAGTCAGGATATCATAAAGATGAAGCGTATGCATCACTCATTGGCAAAGATGAACCGGCTAGCACGATTGAAAGAATTGATGATATTGGTGTCTACGAGTCACTGTCAATATCAAGTCTGATCTCCATGTTttga